In Zerene cesonia ecotype Mississippi chromosome 20, Zerene_cesonia_1.1, whole genome shotgun sequence, the genomic stretch NNNNNNNNNNNNNNNNNNNNNNNNNNNNNNNNNNNNNNNNNNNNNNNNNNNNNNNNNNNNNNNNNNNNNNNNNNNNNNNNNNNNNNNNNNNNNNNNNNNNNNNNNNNNNNNNNNNNNNNNNNNNNNNNNNNNNNNNNNNNNNNNNNNNNNNNNNNNNNNNNNNNNNNNNNNNNNNNNNNNNNNNNNNNNNNNNNNNNNNNNNNNNNNNNNNNNNNNNNNNNNNNNNNNNNNNNNNNNNNNNNNNNNNNNNNNNNNNNNNNNNNNNNNNNNNNNNNNNNNNNNNNNNNNNNNNNNNNNNNNNNNNNNNNNNNNNNNNNNNNNNNNNNNNNNNNNNNNNNNNNNNNNNNNNNNNNNNNNNNNNNNNNNNNNNNNNNNNNNNNNNNNNNNNNNNNNNNNNNNNNNNNNNNNNNNNNNNNNNNNNNNNNNNNNNNNNNNNNNNNNNNCGCCGAGTgcgtatttattgtttaggtgatatttttctattggCTACCGATAAGATTTTATCTCGTTGTGCGTCGACGGACGCGTCTTCGGACGGTGGGAGTCGCGCTCGAAGCTCTAGCAATAATTTATCAGGTTCCTAAGAAATTTTTTCGTAGTTAGGTTCTATTTGCACGAAATTTCGCGAAACACTGCCGCTTGTTTCTAAATTCCTTTCGTCTATATTAGTCGTTCGTTCGCTTCCCTTATTTTATGAAGTGTAGTCATTTTCGTTAATTTACGTAAAAGTTTGTATATGAAGCATTTAAGTGCTGTACGAGGGACCGTTGCAATCGCAAGTAAATATATCGAAATGGCATAATTTTTAGAACTAACATAGAGATATATTATagtcatttcttttttattaggtatataatgtaaagatgaatttattttggaatGAGTCAGGTGTGGATAATGTAAAGTTTTCGGAGAGCTGTGATCGCGATGGTTTTATAATGgagtcatatttttaaactaaatttaagaGTTATTACGTAATTTACTCGTAAATGCGTGTGTTCCACGCTTATATATGTCTTTGCATACGGCGAACTCGTTGCACTTGGTCAGTGCTCTTCATTtgtcttcttttttttctttttttagcATGCTTGTTATcttatattagaatatttttggttttatcgGTTGTTTTCGTTATATGCAAAGATCATATTTGGAAGGTGGAATATAGGAAATTGGCATTCACCACACATTCGAATAGGTTGAAAATACATTTGGCGGTTTTAGTTGCCACTCCATAATTTCTTGTCTATGTGTGATGATGTTCTTTTTAAACTAGTTTTtactctaaatatttatttccagttccgataattgtgttttttttttcaaattgtatgCAATAAATACTACGCGACAAAAGTGGCCGAATGTATTTTGACAAGAAATGTCAATTTGGTGGGGGACGGCATTCTGCACATCTGCACAGGAATGTATTTATCATATCAAATAAGCAATAACtattaactataatttaatgaagagaatgaattttttaatttttaaaatactattttaaccAAGTTGTTATATAAAGAGTAGTTAGTAAATAACTGAATTCTCTTAAAGTCCATGATCATTTATATAGTTCTTTTGAACAATGATCTAATcctcataataattatgtaacacATAATCAAGCgtcatatcattttattttacaaaatttttactCTAATTCATACATATCTCTCATATCAGAAACAGACTTAATATGTGCAGGGGAAGttcaataataactaatatatatatatttaaaagttaaggCAAAAGTCCTTGGCTAAATGACGTACGATTTGTTATAAATCAgtgaacaaataataaaaaaattgtaaataaaacacaacgcTAAACCAAATTAGTTGCCTATAAAAGCCACTACGATTATGATCTCTTATTTAGTACATTATAGCTTCttattaaatgttactttctattttagaataaataaaaatattaagctttATCTATTGCGATAAGAAAGTTATATTAGTCAATTTGTTATAAAccaattgtaaaattatattttagtctattactactaataataatgatgttaTTAATGCATATTCTAACACTAGTCGTTAAGCACATATTTAGTCTGTTTCCGTTATTATCTGTGCACTCACTGTCTGCACACAACTAGCGATCACCTGTAAGAGATTGGTGTACGTATGTATAAGTTACAGTTACCAGAATTAGAATATTCTAGATGTCACTCAACGCTACGTAGTGAttcttattgaaatataatactttacgATGCCAATTCAAAGTCTAAATGCTCAATTTTGCCAAATTTTTACTTGCCGAAAGTCttgtctattattatttttcgagtatgttattatttgtgttcAGCCATACTGGCCTGTTTCTTTGTAAGCGACAAGGAAGAGGAAGTGGCTCGAAAGATTTGCTCAAAGATACGAgtgtttcaatgttttttttttcacatttatctACAATAATGACCCAATGAAGTTTATGTCGTTAAGAAATACACGTGAGcgtatgttttattgtaatttattaaaattttttcaaattatatgtaaaccTAAATACTTGTGACGAATGCTCGAGATGcaatatgttaatttagtGCCAAATGATAAGTTAACTCGTAGCAATATATTGTATCCTAATGCTCTTGCGTAATTTCTCGCGTAGTGTTATTGACCTATGAGGTTTCAACTGTTTCTTTTACAagactatattaatatatttatacagggAAAGTGTTAGGTATGTACTGTTCGGATATAAGAATGTTGTTGCGGTATAATACTCAAAACGGCGGggtgtaaaaataaacgctACACGATTCCGGAGGGATGACGTGGGCGTCTAGTCTGTTTTTGCGCGTGCGCACACTGCGTGCACTACGCACACTCGCGCACAGTGCGCCGACAACACGAAGCTCAACCACAGTCCACAGGGTAGTTATTTATGTACCGCTCGTTAGCTGCACTTATTTTTACACTCTGTCATAGAAGCACTGAATGAGCAATGGAACAAGAGAATTTATTTActcaaataagtttttaattatttataatcatttttttactcaaataatatactttattttgcattttacgATAGTAATGGCAGCTGTCCGTGATGACAGTGAGGGATATGATCAATCACTGCATAGGGTTTCATGAATAAATTAGCAACGATACATCGAACATGACACATTGGgcacaaaatattattgaaaacgcTATTGCTTTCATAtgctttgtaaattataaaattacgacGGGATTTCTAAaacattatgataaaatatgtttgtgaAACTCTTCTTATAaagtctattattatattgaatagatATATCTCATATATCACTGAGCAATAAATCTGTGAACTGTATATAAGATCAACATCGATGCCACTGCGCCCGCGCGGGCGCTGTGTTGTGCCAAAATTATGTGCtagtctttaaaaaaaatgttgttatcATTTTTCAGATTTTATTTAGTCCAAAATGCGTTTGTTCCTGTGctgtgaaaatattaattacttgtgACAAATCAACACTTTGTATGTGATATGGTTACACACGATGTAATCGCTTTGCAAAACTAGTTTAGAACGTTCTAATTGATAAGTCctaggaaatttaaaaaaattatataaatttatcttccaaaaattattagaaatttaattttgatgttattgtaggtgatttaattgttaaaattttgtaaatatactcGTAATGATTGTCTAAGACAATGTAAAACTTGGAGCGATTACATCGTGTGATGGTATGTGGAGGTCGGCACCATCACAGGGTTTGTAAAAGTAGCTAGGAAAGTCTTTGTAAGTGATTTTTATACGAGCGTGATACTAGAGTATGTCACATGGGGTGCGAGAAATGGTTATAATAAGGATAAGGTTGATGTCGATACACCAGTCGTCCTAACACGTATGTGAGATTCGAGTCAAAGAGTTTAGGAGTAATGACGAGTTGTGTTGGTTTGTTGGTATAtttgtagtatttttaaaagatgcACATACTGATTTAGCTTTGAGCTCGTGCAATACTATTCCAAattgtttataagaaaaactgttataattatttctaaattgttacataaatatttttgtaattgtaaaagACAAAGGCGACTTGAATTCTATTTTTGTTGTGCATTTATtctcaaattttattgatatgatatCACAAACCCATTGTGGACTGTAATGTCTGCATGTgacgaaaatattattgaaatacgaTAGAtggattgttttatatattgctaATATTGTGAGTCAATTCTAGTAatgtttattcttttttttagaGTTATTTACAACTATGATTCAATCTTAAGATTGCTCAATATCGATGCAATGTTACATACAATGTAGAGAAATCAATTACAACGTTTTATATCGTTATTTATCTGATATTTTACTGTTCATAATTTGCGAGTTGTGGCAGCgcatatttatagatttatgtttattcttAAGAGAGGCCAAATGTTGACTTGCTTATGTGAGACTGTTTTGCCAAGAATCAGAAAGTATATTAcctacattgttttaaaataaatgcttttatatactgctgctttttatttcaaaaacccTGGATCCTTAATGTTTCTGATAATCTGCTAAAGTTTTGCTATGGTATATTgcttgttataattaaatgaagaaaCCGCATTTAAATGCAAAGATTACCACAGCATGGATGTTTACAACATCAGTTTCTAATCAATTAGCATAAATTGTGcgctaatattttttcttgtgGTTGCAAGTAGTAAAAAggagttataatatttactgtttgttgttattaaatcGGTGTTgatataagtatatgtatatcctacttcctactaatattataaatgcgaaagtttgtaaggatgttgtgtgtttgttgttctttcacgcaaaaacgcgggtgaaaccgcggggcgcagctagtatacatatatttttatcattttattattttttgcgtTTTAATGGAGCGTCATCGATTATTGGATACTGGTCTGCATCTAAAATACACTAATAATCATTTGTAATGTATAGTATTCAACCATGCGTACTATATAAACAATCTATAGTCTGCACCACTAGGTCTGCACTCGGGTATCCAAATAGATTATAGTCCATGGACGCGGCACGGAAATAAAGTTCCCAGTATACAGATGTTAAAGGGTAATAGGCTTCATCGTCgtgtatggatgtttatttattttacgcaaAAGCATCATAATCtagtatattttatcgaaAAGATGCACGCCAGTGCAGGGCTAGCTAGTGTAGCGCCCGTGTGCAATGAAACCTTGGCACCCCTAGGCCTGTCCTAACGATGATTTTAGCTCTCTCAGGGAGCGCTGCGGCACCCCTGAAACGGCGGCACCCGTGTGCATTGCACACCTTGCACTATAGGTTAAGCCACCTCtgtcggcgtgaaatagcatgcGTGAATGGTGAAGCCGAAGGCCcctatccttttcctcatccttctaATCTTTTTCTATTCCCGTCGTTTAtactttttcttcttcttttgcCCCTTCAAACGgtcaacgcatttgcagcagCCCTACCTATGAAATTttttcatgggcggtgttgATTTCTTACCATCAGAtgacccaccagctcagttgtccgccataaaattaaaaagaaaacgcTGTACGCGACCGCCGCCTAATCTGTGATACAATATGCTCCACCTGTCAAATTGAGTTCATATTTTCACCGTGAGACTTCTTTTGTGGCACTgtatttcacttttaataatttctattgtgggagtcgagcacgcttcggcacgaattgggccagctcgcaccggggaagtaccacacccccacagaaaaccggcgtgagatagtggcatgccactgtgtttcgtacggtgagtgggggagccggacgcccgtttccttttcctcacccgtccattccttctttccagtcgttaatccttttccttacaccataaaagcgggcagcgcattcacggaggtactacctttgcgaatgttatgggcggtggtgatcgcttaccatcaggcgaaccaccagctcagctgcccgctatgacataaaaaaagaaaaaaaattgagctGTAATTATAGGAcgggtatatatatatatttaatagatacgGAATATAAAACATGACTTGTGTTATATATTCCGTGGGTGGGTGCGTACGttctagtattatgttatctgttgtACGCACATACACAGGTAGTAGGTACTTTCAGTACATTAGTTGAGCCATCAACCATACGCCAAGTGTCaatgtcaaatttaattttgtaaacaattaaaatagtctaatataattcataaatatttaattatacagcTTATTTTACATCAATTTATTGCAAGAACATAATTTAATCTTGTAATTgagttaagaaataaaaaagcaaataaatagatGGCGTTTCCTCAGCCAAATGCACAAAGAGGTTACTATTTAGttcgaaaataatttaaagataataaacatttagcagaagtaaattatcattagtttttatttccttatacTACAGAGTtgacaaatagaaaaattttggAGGAACTACAACTGAAAAAGCAGATGCTATTGAAGCAAGGTGCAGTAGCTCCACTCACTGCCACCACGATATCTTTAACGCAACCGAGTCCCGTAAGCCAGCTGCCTATGTGTTCTATACCACCATTATCCGCTACTGCTGTAAGTACTATCCCCATTTGTTATTATGCTATttacgtataatttaaaatcgtgtttttttttttctttgtaggGCTTCCCTCAACTACCAGAGGCTAACATAGTAAACACAAGCCACAGAGCAGCTTTACAACACGCGAACGCGACATCCTGTGGATATTTTGTGTCACAGGACTCTTCTTTTGGGAATCAAATATTACCTGTATTGCCAAGATTTGATAACAAGTAACCATGTCAGCcacaatgaaattaaagacgTTGGAGGGACATTTGTTGTCATTATCAGGATTTTCTAAGCccaaaattgaatttgaacaATATGAAACTCCGGCACACATAGCAGCAGTAGCCTTGTATACAATTCAGGTAATAATTGAAAGatgtatttgaattaaacaatattttaccaTTGTTAAAGTTtagttaaacatttatttttgatttccACCAATAGAAGCCTGAAAAACTCTGCTCTGCtgctcataaattattttcaattttttcagACTCAATTTGAAGGcatagaaaataaacttattttggATGCTGGCTGTGGACCAGGGATGTTGTCTATAGGGGCCTCACTGCTTGGTGCAGGAGTTGTTATATCTGTTGACATTGATGATGACGCTTTAGATGTCCTCTGTGAAAATGTTGAAGATATGGAAATTGACAATGTTGATGTGGTTCAAAGTGATTTTCTAAACTCTGATATGAATAGGTAAATTCAGACACAGTAAGAGCAAGTTGTTGCACTACTACTTGTTTTTGCTGTGGTAGTgccatataaattgaatattgttatttattgtgtcaTATATAACCTccaaatcaatattttaattacatttactcAATTTCCAGGTGGGAAAACTACTTTGACACTGTCTTAATGAATCCACCCTTTGGTACAAAGAACAATGCAGGCATAGACATGAAGTTTCTAAAAATGGGGTTGGATCTTAGTAGTGATAGTGTATATTCCATGCATAAATCAACAACTAGGTACAagagaatagtttttatttattttttacttcaaataATTGTCTGGCTCTGTTTTCCACAgcttaaaagtaaaataaaatgaaatttatcagcaaggacaaatattaaatttagaatgcTCTGCCTTCTGAACTAGGTTATTAACTGTATCTCAGAAGACAGTGCTTTCCCTTTAActtcaaatacataatatttgtaatgtgtTATGTTTATGTTGCAGCCAACTATCTTAATCTGtcactttaataaatagtgtAGCCTCTAACCATGCCTCATTTAACTGACCTGAATGTcccaaaaattttaaacataagtttattttttcaggtCATACattcaaaagaaaattaaagaatGGGGTGTTAAAGGCAGTGTAGTTGCAGAACTTAGATACAATCTGCCATCCATGTATAAATTCCATAAACATCAATCAAAGGATATTGCGGTAGATCTGTGGAGATTACATCACTCTTAATTCAGAAATTCAGCTAAAGGAAAGGAGGatgattaatgaaataaaaccacttttgtattgtacattaaaatgtatttgaaaaatcaatgattatttttttatcaaattctcATTTAATGTAGAGTAGATGTATTGTACATTTTCATTGCACTTACTTACAtgctaaaatatatcaattttttttacagtgacaaaattaaaattatattaattatttaaaatattaggaaAATTATAGTTGACACTCGtgcatattaaattcatattttaatcataacaacactgtttattatatctagaaattttaaatataaagtatggAAATGTTTGTTTCCCTTTCATGGATAAACGTTTGATTGAAACTGAGTGAAATTTAGTGAGAGTCAGAGTTAGATTATAGTCAAGCGCGTTCGTAGCGTTCAGCTAGTTATTGATAATTcagtcattttaaatatacttgtatttaatttttagttttatagcattgaaaagctttttataaatgagaaattttttgaaaggcaagaaacgcgggttcgaatcccgccctgtgatcgaattttttctattctttaaaaaaaaaaattctcatactcgtattgtttcatttattcatagtATAATTGCTTtacataataagtatataaaaaataaatatttgaatttgacaACCTTTcagaaattatatgtaaaagtaTCTAGtctagtaaaattaaaaaaaaagaatatacaaACGATTGCGCTCCACTCGCATGATGAATTTAATGCTTCTCATTTGAGAAGTATCGTATTCACCTGATGCCATTCGACGTTattcatagaaaataatagaaaaacattaatacaaatgactaaaatttacttttcagtaaacaataacaagcattataatatttcgaaTCTCCTAACGGGTCAATTGATGTTTCCATAAATccctacatttataaaaaaaaaatgtgagccgtcacgggacgcctggtagatgtgaaacatcgacattattttgtaaaagcaGAAAAGGACATAATATTGTGATAGGAACTAAATGtgtcataatgataaaataaaatattaagatttttttc encodes the following:
- the LOC119835258 gene encoding SOSS complex subunit C homolog B; translated protein: MAFPQPNAQRELTNRKILEELQLKKQMLLKQGAVAPLTATTISLTQPSPVSQLPMCSIPPLSATAGFPQLPEANIVNTSHRAALQHANATSCGYFVSQDSSFGNQILPVLPRFDNK
- the LOC119835257 gene encoding rRNA N6-adenosine-methyltransferase METTL5, with product MSATMKLKTLEGHLLSLSGFSKPKIEFEQYETPAHIAAVALYTIQTQFEGIENKLILDAGCGPGMLSIGASLLGAGVVISVDIDDDALDVLCENVEDMEIDNVDVVQSDFLNSDMNRWENYFDTVLMNPPFGTKNNAGIDMKFLKMGLDLSSDSVYSMHKSTTRSYIQKKIKEWGVKGSVVAELRYNLPSMYKFHKHQSKDIAVDLWRLHHS